In Candidatus Desulfofervidus auxilii, one genomic interval encodes:
- a CDS encoding sigma-54-dependent transcriptional regulator, translated as MNNRVRLLVVDDELIALKNLEYILKKEGYEVVGTQSGVKALKLLEEEEFPVVLTDLRMEKVNGMQILERCRQLYPYSEVIIITAYATIDSAVEAMKKGAYHYIAKPYKFDEVRKVVAEAVEKNRLQKEVKKLKERLKNYEKSQVIIVTEDENMRKLLQMARKVAPTDCNILISGETGTGKELLARYIHDHSLRAKGPMLAINCGAFHEELLANELFGHEKGAFTGANYLKKGLIEMASQGTLFLDEITDMSHAMQTKLMRVIQEKEIMRLGGTSPIKVDVRFIAATNQDIQEAVKNGRFREDLYYRLNVVSLHIPPLCERKGDIPLLSYYFLKKYADSMNKDIKKISSEVIEILTNYDYPGNIRELENIIERGVALCLGDVLQPEHLPEDLRRLEIRTFRKRGERYPTLKEQEKSYILWVLKKFSGNKTRAAEVLGIDRVSLWRKLKRYGIEK; from the coding sequence ATGAACAATAGGGTAAGATTATTAGTAGTAGATGATGAACTAATTGCCTTAAAGAATCTTGAATATATCCTAAAAAAGGAAGGATATGAAGTAGTAGGGACACAAAGTGGGGTAAAAGCATTAAAGCTTTTAGAAGAAGAGGAATTCCCTGTGGTTTTAACAGACTTACGTATGGAAAAAGTTAATGGAATGCAGATTCTTGAAAGATGTCGCCAACTCTATCCATATTCAGAGGTAATTATTATTACTGCGTATGCTACTATAGACTCGGCTGTAGAGGCTATGAAAAAAGGAGCTTATCACTATATTGCAAAACCTTATAAGTTTGATGAAGTACGTAAAGTGGTGGCAGAAGCAGTAGAAAAGAACAGGCTTCAAAAGGAAGTTAAAAAATTAAAAGAGCGTTTAAAAAATTATGAAAAAAGTCAAGTAATAATAGTTACTGAGGACGAAAATATGAGGAAACTCTTACAGATGGCTCGGAAGGTAGCCCCTACAGATTGCAATATTCTTATCAGTGGTGAGACAGGAACAGGAAAAGAGCTACTGGCCCGATATATCCATGACCACAGCCTTAGAGCCAAAGGCCCGATGTTAGCTATAAACTGTGGTGCATTCCACGAAGAGCTTTTAGCAAATGAGCTTTTTGGACACGAAAAAGGGGCATTTACTGGTGCAAACTATTTAAAAAAGGGGCTTATAGAGATGGCCTCTCAAGGCACCCTTTTTCTGGATGAAATTACTGATATGTCTCATGCCATGCAAACAAAACTTATGAGGGTAATTCAAGAAAAGGAAATCATGAGACTGGGAGGAACTAGTCCTATTAAAGTGGATGTCCGTTTTATTGCTGCTACCAATCAAGACATTCAAGAGGCTGTTAAAAACGGACGATTTAGGGAGGATTTATATTATCGCCTTAATGTGGTATCTTTACATATACCCCCACTTTGTGAACGTAAAGGAGATATTCCTTTATTAAGTTATTACTTCTTAAAAAAATATGCAGATTCCATGAATAAAGACATTAAGAAAATCTCTTCTGAAGTTATAGAAATTCTTACAAACTATGATTACCCTGGCAATATAAGAGAGTTAGAGAATATCATTGAAAGGGGAGTAGCATTGTGTCTAGGGGATGTGCTTCAGCCAGAGCACCTTCCTGAGGATTTAAGAAGATTGGAAATTCGAACCTTTCGCAAAAGAGGAGAGCGCTATCCCACTCTTAAGGAACAGGAAAAATCTTATATCTTATGGGTTCTTAAAAAATTTAGTGGCAATAAAACCCGAGCTGCTGAAGTTCTGGGTATAGACCGCGTCTCACTTTGGAGAAAGCTAAAACGCTATGGGATTGAAAAATAA
- a CDS encoding sensor histidine kinase — MKLLLIDDEAPVREILGLSLRSEGYEVMTAASGKEGIEIFRRENPPIVLTDIKMPGMDGIEVLKKIKQINPETEVIIITGHGDMDLAIQSLQFEASDFITKPIKDEALAVALKRAKEKLEMKQRLKEYTTNLENKVKEAIEELRIKEMQLFQSKKLAALGTLLAGVAHELNNPLSNISTSCQILLEEIENTDLDFRKHFLKQIEEQTDKARNIIRSLLEFSRQKEFEKETLNLKDIIQETMSFIRGQVPARVEIRVEVPESINIYADKQRIQQAFLNIITNAIQSIPNEGIISIKAEVDEDKGFVNIKFKDTGVGIKPEILPRIFDPFFTTKEVGKGSGLGLFVTHEIIERHGGRITVKSKVGEGTSFLVQLPLRKRAYEQ, encoded by the coding sequence ATGAAACTTTTACTTATTGATGACGAAGCGCCGGTAAGGGAGATATTAGGTTTATCTTTGCGTAGTGAAGGTTATGAGGTTATGACAGCAGCAAGTGGTAAGGAGGGAATAGAAATATTCCGTCGCGAAAATCCCCCCATTGTATTAACCGATATAAAGATGCCTGGTATGGATGGGATTGAGGTATTAAAAAAGATTAAACAGATCAACCCTGAAACCGAAGTAATAATTATCACTGGCCATGGAGATATGGATTTAGCTATCCAGTCTCTTCAATTCGAGGCCTCGGATTTCATTACCAAGCCTATTAAGGACGAGGCCCTAGCAGTGGCCTTAAAGCGCGCCAAGGAAAAGTTAGAGATGAAGCAGCGGCTCAAAGAATACACTACTAATCTAGAAAATAAAGTAAAAGAAGCCATAGAAGAATTAAGGATTAAGGAAATGCAATTATTTCAATCAAAAAAGCTTGCTGCCTTAGGCACACTTTTAGCTGGCGTGGCTCATGAGCTAAATAATCCCCTTTCCAATATATCTACATCCTGCCAAATACTTCTGGAAGAGATAGAAAATACTGATTTGGATTTTAGAAAACATTTCTTAAAGCAAATTGAAGAACAAACCGATAAGGCTCGCAATATTATCCGTTCCCTTTTAGAGTTTTCTAGGCAAAAGGAGTTTGAAAAAGAAACATTAAACTTAAAGGATATAATACAGGAAACGATGAGTTTTATTCGGGGCCAAGTCCCTGCTAGGGTAGAGATAAGGGTTGAGGTGCCAGAAAGCATTAATATCTATGCTGATAAGCAACGCATTCAACAGGCATTCTTAAATATTATTACCAATGCCATCCAGAGTATACCAAATGAAGGGATAATTAGTATAAAGGCGGAGGTAGATGAGGATAAAGGTTTTGTAAATATTAAGTTTAAGGATACAGGTGTTGGGATTAAACCAGAAATTTTACCTAGGATATTTGACCCCTTTTTTACTACTAAAGAAGTGGGTAAAGGTTCAGGGTTAGGTTTATTTGTTACCCATGAGATTATAGAGAGACATGGAGGTCGTATTACAGTAAAAAGTAAAGTAGGAGAAGGCACTTCTTTTTTGGTTCAATTGCCTTTAAGGAAGAGAGCTTATGAACAATAG
- a CDS encoding ATP-binding protein: MNQIIAFLERLYIKLNIISLKTKLILGVSLILIIVTGIFTYYDMVTRIKYHFSRQEEWAFELSDTVMKSIEYPMFDGDMDDVQAILERLNKMKDVKVVNLCDTKGVVKYSGILNNINKVDTSEVTKKALRTGSLVKGLETLREEKTLLHAMPIYNEKTCHKCHGSKKRILGVLTVGIDWKPIEERIVTIRNREVVLSLISIVVVGFFLTLFLSRYITRPLSTLTQLADEISRGKPGFEFGRQVKCWEIQNCDRTNCPAYGNTEIMCWYVDNTLCMAEPSGKFPEKLDMCRNCLVYKTHIGDEIVKLADSFKHMLYRLNLSKEEIKHSQEKYMFLFNTNPNPIFILDYDTYKILDANARAEVQYGYSKEELLKLSFMDLGYEEDMQRIMQDSKGLLDGRCIFFSKKQHRRKDGSIFFVNIQICRVRFLERNALIATTTDITESVQKEAQLIQASKLATLGEMAAGIAHELNQPLNVIKVGSDFFKKTIERGKKVNDEELKTVAQQISSQVDRASQIINHLREFSRVAEIKAHEVNINEPIRNVFKILGQQLRLREIEVELDLDEKLPCIMAESNRLEQVFINLVTNARDAMENKAASSTKLLKIKSFIDKGDVTVTVSDTGKGIPENIIDRIFEPFFTTKEAGRGTGLGLSISYAIVTDYGGTITVESKEGKGTTFELRFPAVRRQV; the protein is encoded by the coding sequence TTGAACCAAATTATAGCGTTTTTAGAGCGGTTATATATTAAGTTGAATATAATCAGTCTAAAGACTAAGTTAATATTGGGTGTAAGTTTGATTTTAATCATAGTAACAGGCATTTTTACTTACTATGATATGGTAACACGGATAAAATACCATTTTAGTAGACAAGAAGAGTGGGCTTTTGAGCTCAGTGATACAGTCATGAAAAGTATTGAATATCCCATGTTTGATGGAGATATGGACGATGTTCAGGCCATTTTAGAAAGACTAAACAAAATGAAAGATGTAAAGGTGGTAAACCTTTGTGATACTAAAGGTGTTGTTAAATATAGCGGAATACTAAACAACATAAATAAAGTTGATACTTCAGAGGTTACCAAAAAAGCTTTACGGACTGGTTCCCTAGTTAAAGGTTTGGAAACATTAAGGGAAGAAAAAACACTTCTTCATGCTATGCCTATCTATAATGAGAAGACATGTCATAAGTGCCATGGAAGTAAAAAGAGAATATTAGGAGTTTTAACTGTAGGAATTGACTGGAAACCTATAGAGGAAAGAATAGTAACCATTAGGAATAGAGAAGTTGTCTTAAGTTTGATCTCTATTGTGGTGGTGGGTTTTTTCTTAACTTTATTTTTATCCAGATATATCACCCGACCCCTTTCTACTCTCACTCAATTGGCTGACGAAATCAGTCGTGGAAAACCTGGATTTGAATTTGGAAGACAAGTCAAATGCTGGGAAATACAAAATTGTGACAGAACCAACTGTCCTGCATATGGGAATACTGAAATTATGTGTTGGTACGTGGATAATACCCTTTGCATGGCTGAGCCATCTGGGAAATTTCCAGAAAAGCTGGATATGTGTCGTAACTGTCTGGTCTATAAGACTCATATTGGCGATGAAATAGTCAAGTTAGCAGATTCCTTTAAACATATGCTTTATAGATTAAACTTATCTAAAGAGGAAATAAAACACTCTCAAGAAAAATACATGTTCCTTTTTAATACTAACCCAAATCCTATTTTTATTTTAGATTATGACACCTATAAAATTTTGGATGCAAATGCAAGAGCCGAGGTTCAATATGGCTATTCAAAAGAAGAACTTCTGAAGTTATCATTTATGGATCTGGGATATGAAGAAGACATGCAAAGAATTATGCAAGATTCAAAAGGTCTCTTAGATGGGAGATGTATTTTTTTCTCTAAAAAGCAACATCGTAGAAAGGATGGAAGTATTTTTTTCGTCAATATTCAAATATGCCGTGTGAGATTCCTGGAAAGAAATGCCCTTATCGCCACAACAACAGACATCACAGAGAGTGTGCAGAAAGAGGCTCAGTTGATTCAGGCCAGCAAGTTAGCAACCTTGGGAGAAATGGCAGCAGGCATTGCCCACGAATTGAACCAGCCGCTGAATGTTATAAAGGTGGGTAGTGACTTTTTTAAGAAGACCATAGAAAGAGGTAAAAAGGTAAATGATGAGGAATTAAAAACTGTGGCTCAACAGATAAGTAGCCAGGTAGATAGGGCCTCTCAAATTATCAATCATCTGCGAGAGTTTTCTAGGGTAGCAGAGATAAAGGCTCATGAAGTAAACATTAATGAACCTATAAGAAACGTCTTTAAAATACTAGGTCAACAATTAAGACTACGTGAAATAGAGGTAGAGTTGGATTTAGACGAAAAATTACCTTGCATAATGGCGGAGAGCAACAGATTAGAGCAAGTTTTTATAAATTTAGTAACCAATGCCCGAGATGCCATGGAGAACAAGGCGGCTAGTTCAACTAAGTTATTAAAGATAAAATCCTTTATAGACAAGGGTGATGTTACTGTTACCGTGTCTGATACCGGAAAAGGCATTCCTGAAAATATTATAGATAGAATATTTGAGCCCTTTTTTACCACTAAAGAAGCAGGCAGGGGCACTGGACTAGGGCTTTCTATTAGCTATGCTATTGTCACAGATTATGGTGGGACTATAACGGTAGAAAGTAAGGAAGGAAAAGGAACCACATTTGAGTTAAGATTCCCAGCAGTCCGAAGGCAGGTCTAG
- a CDS encoding cytochrome c family protein codes for MRWFIKKVVFFIIIECFCMGVDSQVFTASAEEEKEKPHYVGMQKCRGCHPEHVKTYSEWKYSRNFRILEMRGKDHDPQCLPCHTTGYGEPGGFISVEKTPHLKNVQCETCHGPASLHVKATNVVERRKTINIPKNLCTTCHRQHKHIGY; via the coding sequence GTGAGATGGTTTATCAAAAAAGTTGTTTTCTTTATCATTATTGAATGTTTTTGTATGGGCGTGGATTCCCAGGTTTTCACCGCCTCGGCTGAAGAAGAAAAAGAAAAACCCCATTATGTGGGAATGCAGAAGTGTAGGGGATGTCACCCTGAGCATGTGAAAACATACTCTGAATGGAAGTATTCCAGAAACTTTCGCATTTTAGAAATGAGAGGTAAAGACCATGACCCTCAATGTCTACCTTGTCACACCACTGGTTATGGCGAACCAGGTGGTTTTATCAGTGTAGAAAAAACACCGCACTTAAAAAATGTTCAGTGCGAAACATGTCATGGACCTGCAAGCCTCCATGTAAAGGCCACTAATGTAGTGGAACGTCGCAAGACAATAAACATTCCTAAAAACCTCTGCACTACATGCCATCGCCAACATAAGCATATAGGGTATTAG
- the lon gene encoding endopeptidase La has product MKFFKKSNKKNHTTDIEDLRKMIDEADLPVNIREIANQELEKLTKMNSSTAEYTVGLIYIEYLVTLPWNKQTQDNLDINRAERILNENHYGLENVKERILEYLAVRKLKLDRKYQILVVDDDKIARDNLKHILEKEGYHVVAVASGMEALQQFQNAEFDVVLTDLKMEKIDGMELLERIKSRYPDVEVIMITAYATISSAVEAIKKGAYNYIAKPFQIKDVRSIVREALEKRLLQQEIRGPIFCFVGPPGTGKTSLGKSIAQALERKFVRISLAGMKDEAEIRGHPRTYVAAMPGRIIREIRRVGSINPVFMLDEVDKIGQDFRGDPASALLEVLDPEQNADFTDYYLDTPFDLSKIMFITTANIIDPIPDPLLDRMETLYFSGYTDQEKEKIAFRFIIPREIKENGLSLNPPKFTVEAVYKIIQEYTREAGLRGLEREIASVCRKIAREIVKHNKRFGEDIIVTPELVRKYLGPRKFYYEVAEAKDRVGVATGLVWTETGGDIIFVEATKMKGKMKLILTGSLGNVMQESAQAALSYVRSNADSFHIPADFFDHHDIHIHVPAGAIPKDGPSAGITIALALISLLTERPAKREVGMTGELTLSGRVLPVGGIKEKILAARRAGVKTVILPGKNKADVEDLSEDIRKGLEIILIDKIEDIVDLVLR; this is encoded by the coding sequence ATGAAATTCTTTAAAAAATCCAACAAAAAAAACCATACCACGGATATAGAAGACTTGCGCAAAATGATTGATGAGGCTGATTTGCCTGTCAATATCAGAGAAATTGCTAATCAGGAGTTAGAAAAACTAACTAAGATGAACTCTAGCACAGCTGAATATACTGTGGGTCTTATCTATATTGAGTACTTAGTCACCCTTCCCTGGAATAAACAAACGCAAGATAACCTAGATATTAACCGGGCAGAGAGGATTCTTAATGAAAATCACTATGGTTTGGAAAATGTTAAAGAAAGGATTTTAGAATACCTAGCTGTCAGAAAATTGAAATTAGATCGGAAATACCAAATATTAGTAGTAGATGATGATAAGATTGCCCGAGACAATCTGAAGCATATTTTGGAAAAAGAAGGTTATCATGTAGTTGCAGTAGCAAGTGGCATGGAGGCTCTTCAACAGTTTCAAAACGCTGAGTTCGATGTGGTTCTGACAGACCTGAAGATGGAAAAGATTGATGGTATGGAGCTACTTGAAAGAATAAAGAGTAGGTATCCAGATGTTGAAGTTATTATGATTACTGCCTATGCCACCATCTCCTCGGCTGTAGAAGCGATAAAAAAAGGGGCTTACAATTATATTGCTAAACCCTTTCAAATAAAAGATGTCCGCTCCATAGTAAGAGAGGCTTTGGAGAAAAGGCTTTTACAGCAGGAAATCAGAGGGCCTATTTTTTGTTTTGTAGGACCACCAGGCACTGGGAAAACCTCTTTAGGTAAATCCATTGCCCAGGCGTTGGAAAGAAAATTTGTCCGTATTTCCCTTGCAGGGATGAAAGATGAGGCTGAGATAAGAGGACATCCCCGAACTTATGTGGCAGCTATGCCAGGACGAATAATTCGTGAAATACGTCGTGTTGGTTCAATTAACCCTGTATTTATGCTGGATGAGGTAGATAAAATAGGACAAGATTTCAGGGGAGACCCTGCTTCAGCCTTATTAGAAGTATTGGATCCAGAACAAAACGCTGACTTTACCGATTATTATTTAGACACCCCCTTTGATCTATCTAAGATTATGTTTATTACCACTGCCAATATAATAGACCCCATTCCAGATCCACTTTTAGATCGGATGGAAACCCTTTATTTTTCAGGATATACAGACCAAGAGAAGGAAAAAATTGCATTTCGGTTCATTATTCCTAGAGAGATTAAGGAAAATGGACTATCCTTAAATCCTCCAAAATTTACGGTTGAAGCGGTATATAAAATCATCCAAGAATATACCCGTGAGGCTGGATTAAGAGGGTTGGAAAGAGAAATTGCTTCTGTATGTAGGAAAATTGCTAGAGAGATTGTTAAGCATAATAAGAGGTTTGGAGAAGATATTATTGTAACTCCTGAATTAGTGAGGAAATATTTAGGGCCAAGAAAATTTTATTATGAAGTAGCTGAGGCAAAAGACCGTGTGGGCGTTGCTACAGGTCTAGTTTGGACAGAGACAGGTGGAGATATTATCTTTGTAGAAGCAACTAAAATGAAAGGGAAAATGAAACTTATTCTAACAGGGTCACTGGGAAATGTCATGCAAGAATCTGCTCAAGCAGCTTTAAGCTATGTTCGTAGCAATGCTGACTCATTTCATATCCCGGCAGATTTCTTTGATCATCATGACATTCATATCCATGTTCCTGCTGGGGCTATTCCTAAAGATGGGCCTTCTGCTGGTATAACCATTGCTTTAGCCCTTATTTCTCTTTTAACAGAGAGACCAGCAAAAAGAGAGGTGGGTATGACTGGAGAGTTGACCTTAAGCGGAAGAGTTCTCCCTGTAGGAGGGATCAAAGAAAAGATACTGGCTGCCCGAAGGGCTGGGGTAAAAACTGTAATTTTGCCTGGCAAAAATAAAGCCGATGTAGAGGATCTTTCAGAGGATATTCGAAAAGGGTTGGAGATTATTTTAATAGATAAAATCGAAGACATTGTAGATTTGGTTTTGAGGTGA
- the dnaK gene encoding molecular chaperone DnaK has product MAKAVGIDLGTTNSAIAVIEGGKPKIIPNAEGNRITPSVVAFTKDGQRLVGQVAKRQAILNPERTFYSVKRFVGRRWGEVDEESKIVSYKVVRGENDTVRFEIDGKLHAPEEISAMVLRKLVDDASAYLGEKVKDVVITVPAYFNDSQRQATKDAGTIAGLNVLRIINEPTAAALAYGVERGKAEKILVFDLGGGTFDVSILEVGEGVCEVLATSGDTHLGGDDFDKRIVDWMADEFKKDYGIDLREDRQALQRLYEAAEKAKCELSSTLETEINLPFITADAQGPKHLQMKLTRAKFEQLVDDLIKRCLPPTKQALADAKLSPQDIDEVLLVGGSTRIPAVQQFLKEFFGKEPNKSINPDEAVALGAAIQAGIIQGEVKEVVLLDVTPLSLGVETLGGVMTKVIERNTTIPVKRSQIFTTAEDNQSAVDIVICQGERPMARDNRILGQFRLEGIRPAPRGVPRIEVTFDIDVNGILNVSAKDLDTQKEQRITISGASTLDKSEVERMVKEAEMHAEEDRRRKEKAEVKNQADNLAYQIEKTIKDLGDKAPATDKARCEQLIQDIRQAVKDDAPIDRIKSLMNELQQAAQNLSAQAYQQATGGPSGTPPPGGPSKGGEEEVIDAEYKEAK; this is encoded by the coding sequence ATGGCAAAGGCAGTAGGTATTGACTTAGGTACAACTAACTCTGCGATTGCAGTGATTGAGGGAGGTAAACCCAAGATAATTCCTAATGCGGAAGGAAATAGGATAACTCCCTCAGTGGTGGCCTTTACTAAAGATGGCCAGCGTTTAGTTGGACAAGTAGCCAAAAGACAAGCTATTTTAAACCCTGAACGCACTTTTTATTCAGTAAAAAGGTTTGTTGGACGACGGTGGGGAGAGGTAGACGAAGAGAGTAAAATTGTATCTTACAAGGTGGTTCGTGGAGAAAATGATACTGTGCGATTTGAGATAGATGGGAAGCTCCATGCCCCTGAAGAGATCTCGGCCATGGTCCTTAGAAAATTGGTAGATGATGCCTCGGCCTATTTAGGTGAGAAGGTAAAAGATGTGGTAATTACTGTGCCTGCTTATTTCAATGATTCACAAAGACAGGCAACCAAAGACGCAGGCACCATTGCTGGTTTAAATGTTTTAAGAATTATCAATGAACCCACAGCCGCGGCCTTGGCTTATGGTGTGGAAAGAGGTAAGGCTGAAAAGATCTTGGTATTTGACTTAGGTGGCGGCACTTTTGATGTTTCTATCTTAGAAGTAGGAGAAGGTGTATGTGAGGTGTTGGCTACTTCTGGCGATACACACTTAGGTGGTGATGATTTTGATAAACGTATTGTAGATTGGATGGCAGACGAATTCAAGAAGGATTATGGGATTGATTTAAGAGAAGATAGACAGGCCTTGCAACGTCTTTATGAAGCTGCGGAAAAAGCCAAGTGTGAACTTTCTTCCACCTTGGAGACGGAGATTAATCTTCCTTTTATTACCGCTGATGCTCAAGGTCCAAAGCATTTACAGATGAAACTTACTCGAGCAAAATTTGAACAACTGGTAGATGATTTGATAAAAAGATGTTTGCCTCCAACGAAACAGGCCTTAGCAGATGCAAAGCTTTCACCTCAAGATATAGATGAGGTATTACTTGTAGGAGGGAGCACGCGGATTCCAGCAGTTCAGCAGTTTCTCAAAGAGTTTTTTGGAAAGGAGCCAAATAAGAGCATTAACCCTGATGAAGCAGTAGCTTTAGGGGCCGCTATTCAAGCAGGTATTATTCAAGGAGAAGTGAAAGAGGTAGTTTTATTAGATGTAACCCCCCTTTCTTTAGGTGTAGAAACCTTAGGTGGGGTGATGACTAAAGTGATTGAAAGAAATACTACTATTCCTGTGAAGAGAAGCCAGATTTTCACTACTGCTGAAGATAATCAAAGTGCTGTAGATATTGTTATCTGTCAGGGTGAACGCCCTATGGCTAGAGATAATAGAATCTTGGGCCAATTCAGGTTAGAGGGAATTAGGCCAGCACCTAGAGGTGTTCCTAGAATTGAAGTTACCTTTGATATTGATGTCAATGGCATTTTAAATGTAAGTGCAAAGGATTTAGATACCCAGAAAGAACAAAGGATTACTATTAGTGGTGCATCAACATTGGATAAAAGTGAAGTGGAAAGAATGGTGAAAGAGGCAGAGATGCATGCCGAAGAAGATAGACGGCGTAAAGAAAAAGCGGAAGTGAAAAATCAAGCTGATAATCTGGCTTACCAAATAGAAAAAACTATCAAGGATTTAGGAGACAAAGCTCCTGCTACAGACAAGGCTCGTTGTGAACAACTTATCCAGGACATCAGGCAGGCAGTGAAAGATGATGCCCCAATTGATAGAATCAAGAGTTTAATGAACGAATTGCAGCAGGCAGCTCAGAATTTGAGTGCTCAAGCCTATCAACAAGCCACAGGAGGCCCTTCTGGGACACCACCTCCAGGAGGACCAAGTAAAGGGGGAGAGGAAGAAGTAATAGATGCTGAGTATAAAGAAGCTAAATAA
- a CDS encoding GAF domain-containing sensor histidine kinase: protein MKVEKISELETKSKYSILCDISMELTHPAPLEEVLEKTADLMAKFFYPDGIRIYLWNDEEAKLKLTVSRGLSEEFLKQVQDIPLGKGYSGIAIRQGRPFGMDVSEFPDEERKTLFRKEGIKSVLAIPLQLKGCILGVLNVASTRNYDFFLDKLDFLCAIGSQISIAIDYAKLFEEKIEQERLKAALELERALAQIGRLAAIGEITTKISHEFRTCLTVIGGFARRILKKCSPEDKKYIDIVLSEISRLENIVSNLTCLVEEEIHPQKTNINQLIEDSVQLFIDQFEEKNIIVHKVLDKNLPEAFVDPRQIKHVLIFIIKNILDVMPDGGKILVKTKRQNNFVQIVIEDNGPQIPQEDLIRLFCSFVTGKPRGVGLGLTIAQRIIEGNKGAFSIVNKEEKGVIHQIQLPLN, encoded by the coding sequence ATGAAAGTGGAAAAAATTAGCGAATTGGAAACAAAGAGTAAATATTCCATATTGTGTGATATAAGTATGGAATTAACTCATCCTGCACCACTTGAAGAGGTTCTGGAGAAAACAGCAGATTTAATGGCCAAGTTTTTCTATCCTGATGGTATCAGAATTTATTTGTGGAATGATGAAGAAGCCAAATTAAAATTAACTGTTTCCAGAGGTTTATCAGAAGAGTTTTTAAAACAAGTTCAAGACATTCCCTTAGGGAAAGGATATTCAGGTATAGCCATTAGGCAGGGAAGGCCATTTGGTATGGATGTTTCTGAATTCCCAGATGAAGAAAGGAAAACTCTGTTTAGAAAAGAGGGAATTAAGTCTGTTCTAGCTATCCCTTTACAACTTAAGGGGTGTATATTAGGTGTATTAAATGTAGCTAGCACCAGAAATTATGATTTTTTTCTAGATAAACTGGATTTTTTATGTGCCATAGGAAGCCAAATTTCTATTGCTATTGACTATGCTAAGCTATTTGAGGAAAAAATTGAGCAAGAGAGATTAAAAGCTGCTCTTGAATTAGAAAGGGCTTTAGCTCAAATTGGGAGACTGGCTGCTATAGGAGAGATAACTACTAAAATTAGCCATGAGTTTCGGACTTGTTTGACAGTTATAGGAGGGTTTGCCAGAAGAATCCTGAAAAAGTGTTCACCCGAAGACAAAAAATATATAGATATAGTGCTCTCTGAAATTTCTAGGTTGGAAAACATTGTTTCTAACTTGACATGTTTGGTAGAGGAAGAAATCCATCCTCAAAAGACCAATATTAACCAATTAATTGAAGACTCTGTCCAATTATTTATAGATCAATTTGAGGAGAAAAACATTATTGTGCATAAAGTGTTAGATAAAAATTTACCTGAGGCCTTTGTGGACCCAAGACAGATTAAACATGTATTAATTTTTATTATTAAAAACATACTGGATGTGATGCCTGATGGTGGTAAGATTTTGGTAAAAACTAAGAGGCAAAACAATTTTGTCCAAATTGTTATTGAAGATAATGGCCCTCAAATACCTCAAGAGGATTTAATTAGATTGTTTTGTTCATTTGTTACAGGTAAACCTAGAGGAGTTGGTTTGGGATTGACTATTGCGCAGCGAATAATTGAGGGCAATAAAGGTGCTTTTTCCATAGTCAATAAGGAGGAAAAAGGGGTAATTCACCAAATACAGCTCCCATTAAATTAG
- a CDS encoding riboflavin synthase: MFTGLVEGKGMVVGIERKDQGANLQIKPLFSLNNLKIGESIAIDGACLTVTKLHKETFEVELSPETLLRTTFRYFQVGTEVNLEQALQLGDRLGGHLVTGHVDTMGVIKDKKEWGSHTVFTFGIPGEWMRYIVEKGSVAIDGVSLTVNRCLSDGFEVNIIPHTARITTLGKKEIGDKVNIETDLIGKYVFKFLTPWLKTGLTEDFLKEHGFW, translated from the coding sequence ATGTTTACTGGTTTGGTTGAAGGAAAAGGGATGGTTGTTGGTATAGAGAGGAAAGATCAAGGGGCAAATCTTCAAATAAAACCACTTTTTTCTTTAAATAATTTAAAAATTGGAGAGAGTATTGCCATTGATGGCGCCTGTCTTACGGTAACAAAACTTCATAAAGAAACATTTGAGGTAGAGCTTTCTCCAGAAACCTTACTTAGGACTACTTTTAGGTATTTTCAGGTGGGAACAGAAGTAAATCTGGAACAGGCTTTACAATTGGGTGACAGATTGGGAGGTCACTTAGTTACTGGTCATGTTGATACTATGGGAGTCATCAAGGACAAAAAAGAATGGGGAAGTCATACGGTGTTTACCTTCGGCATTCCTGGCGAGTGGATGCGTTATATTGTGGAAAAGGGTTCAGTAGCTATAGATGGAGTTAGTCTTACGGTAAATCGCTGTCTTTCTGATGGTTTTGAAGTAAATATTATTCCTCATACAGCCAGAATAACTACTTTAGGAAAAAAAGAAATAGGGGATAAAGTAAATATTGAGACTGACTTAATTGGAAAATATGTATTCAAATTTCTCACTCCTTGGCTAAAAACAGGACTCACCGAAGATTTCCTAAAGGAACATGGTTTTTGGTAA